A region from the Actinoplanes sp. OR16 genome encodes:
- a CDS encoding HIT family protein has translation MADCVFCGIVAGSVPAFLVASSPAGVAFLDIRPVFKGHVLIVPRPHIVQLIDLPAADLSGYFRFVQLIAAAVPAALGSQGTFVAENNIVSQSVPHLHTHVVPRTKGDGLRGFFWPRHKYASDEEALDHASRIGDEYRSLALPEG, from the coding sequence GTGGCCGACTGCGTGTTCTGTGGCATCGTGGCGGGGTCCGTCCCGGCGTTCCTGGTGGCCTCCTCGCCGGCCGGGGTCGCCTTCCTCGACATCCGTCCGGTTTTCAAGGGCCATGTCCTGATCGTCCCGCGCCCGCACATCGTGCAGCTCATCGACCTACCCGCCGCTGACTTATCCGGATATTTCCGGTTTGTGCAGCTGATTGCGGCGGCCGTGCCCGCCGCTCTCGGCTCGCAGGGCACCTTCGTGGCGGAGAACAACATCGTCTCCCAGTCGGTGCCGCACCTGCACACCCACGTGGTCCCCCGCACCAAGGGCGACGGCCTGCGAGGCTTCTTCTGGCCCCGGCACAAGTACGCGAGCGACGAGGAAGCCCTCGACCACGCCTCTCGCATCGGTGATGAATACCGGTCCCTCGCCCTTCCAGAAGGCTGA
- a CDS encoding cystathionine gamma-synthase translates to MTANQYGFDTLAIHAGQEPDPRTGAVVPPIYQTSTYAQDAVGAPRLGYEYSRSGNPTRDSLQECLAAIEGGRRGLAFASGLAAEDTLLRAVCRPGDHVVIPNDAYGGTFRLFSKVAERWGLDWTAVPLDDLDAVRAAFRPGHTRLIWAETPTNPLLNIADIAALAGLAHEYDAMLAVDNTFASPYLQQPLAFGADVVIHSTTKYIGGHSDVVGGALITADAGLGDELAFHQNAMGGVNGPFDAWLTLRGIKTLGVRMDRHCDNAERIAGYLAEHKAVAQVLYPGLDDHPGHETAAKQMSRFGGMVSFRAAGGPEKAIEVCNRAKLFVLAESLGGVESLIEHPGQMTHLSAAGSALEVPADLVRLSVGIETVDDLLADLEQALG, encoded by the coding sequence ATGACGGCTAACCAGTACGGGTTCGACACCCTCGCCATCCACGCCGGCCAGGAGCCGGATCCGCGGACCGGCGCGGTGGTGCCGCCCATCTATCAGACCAGCACGTACGCACAGGACGCCGTCGGCGCCCCGCGCCTGGGGTACGAGTACAGCCGCTCCGGCAACCCGACCCGGGATTCGCTGCAGGAGTGCCTCGCGGCGATCGAGGGCGGGCGGCGCGGGCTGGCCTTCGCGAGCGGCCTCGCGGCCGAGGACACCCTGCTGCGCGCGGTCTGCCGGCCGGGCGACCACGTGGTGATCCCGAACGACGCGTACGGCGGCACGTTCCGGCTCTTCTCCAAGGTCGCCGAGCGCTGGGGTCTGGACTGGACCGCCGTGCCGCTGGACGACCTGGACGCGGTCCGTGCCGCGTTCCGGCCCGGCCACACCCGGCTGATCTGGGCCGAGACGCCGACGAACCCGCTGCTCAACATCGCGGACATCGCGGCGCTGGCCGGTCTGGCCCACGAGTACGACGCGATGCTGGCCGTCGACAACACGTTCGCCTCGCCGTACCTGCAGCAGCCGCTCGCGTTCGGCGCGGACGTGGTGATCCACTCGACGACCAAGTACATCGGCGGGCACTCGGACGTGGTGGGTGGCGCGCTGATCACCGCGGACGCCGGCCTCGGCGACGAGCTGGCCTTCCACCAGAACGCGATGGGCGGTGTGAACGGCCCGTTCGACGCCTGGCTCACCCTTCGAGGGATCAAGACCCTGGGGGTACGGATGGACCGCCACTGCGACAACGCCGAGCGCATCGCGGGATACCTCGCGGAGCACAAGGCGGTCGCTCAGGTCCTCTACCCGGGACTGGACGACCACCCCGGGCACGAGACCGCGGCGAAGCAGATGAGCCGCTTCGGTGGCATGGTCTCGTTCCGGGCCGCCGGCGGCCCGGAGAAGGCGATCGAGGTCTGCAACCGGGCGAAGCTCTTCGTGCTCGCCGAGTCGCTGGGCGGCGTCGAGTCGCTGATCGAGCACCCGGGACAGATGACACATCTGTCGGCTGCGGGCTCAGCGCTTGAGGTTCCCGCCGATCTCGTGAGACTGTCTGTCGGCATCGAAACCGTTGACGATCTGCTCGCCGACCTCGAGCAGGCGCTCGGTTAA